From a single Oceanobacillus kimchii X50 genomic region:
- a CDS encoding CdaR family protein yields the protein MDNWFRSKWFVRLFSLAFAIFLYAFVNVSDNNDPGNTDSTYSGLGEQSELLSDVPVEIEIDREQYVVSGVPESVQVSLQGTSGSVTPLVLQRNFEVFVDLEGLGEGTHVVELEHTINKNDVKVYIEPKTIEVTIEERASEEFTVVADFINEDKMANGFEMTDARIEPSTVTITSSRSVIDAIGTVKVYVNLEGVDGSINSRELPVNVYDLQGNELDVRLDPENVQVSVDVNNPSKSVPLSVATTGELPEGYSLNSISANVEEVEIYSTSNRLEEISEITTEEVDLSEINESGTIEVPLQLPEGVYAPEMEMVEVTVDVETSRVFENIPIEDEGLSSGLAFNFLDPSSGELNITTSGDAAIINELSIEDFRAFIELTDLNPGAHQLPITIEAPNDGINVSTEVEEVSVEISGPEQANQSEQPEQDEEQAQDQAQDQD from the coding sequence ATGGATAATTGGTTTCGTAGTAAATGGTTTGTCCGCTTGTTTTCATTAGCTTTTGCGATATTCTTATACGCATTTGTAAATGTTTCTGATAATAATGATCCAGGAAATACAGATTCAACATACTCTGGTCTTGGGGAACAATCGGAATTATTAAGTGATGTGCCGGTAGAAATCGAAATTGACCGAGAACAGTATGTAGTTAGTGGTGTTCCTGAGAGTGTTCAAGTTAGTTTGCAAGGTACTTCCGGCAGCGTTACGCCGTTAGTTCTTCAGCGTAACTTTGAGGTGTTTGTAGACCTTGAAGGATTAGGAGAAGGAACCCATGTTGTTGAACTAGAGCATACCATTAATAAAAATGATGTGAAAGTGTATATTGAACCGAAAACGATTGAGGTCACGATAGAAGAACGAGCCTCAGAAGAATTTACGGTAGTTGCAGATTTTATTAATGAAGATAAAATGGCGAATGGTTTTGAAATGACCGATGCGAGGATAGAACCTTCTACTGTTACAATTACGAGTTCTCGAAGTGTGATTGATGCGATTGGTACTGTCAAAGTTTATGTTAATCTCGAAGGTGTGGATGGTTCCATTAATAGTCGAGAGCTTCCGGTAAATGTATATGATTTACAAGGAAACGAGCTTGATGTCCGTCTAGATCCAGAGAATGTTCAAGTCTCCGTAGATGTTAATAATCCGAGTAAGTCGGTACCATTATCTGTTGCAACAACTGGAGAATTACCAGAAGGATATTCATTAAATTCAATTTCTGCTAATGTAGAAGAAGTCGAAATTTATTCAACAAGTAATCGTCTAGAAGAAATTTCTGAAATAACTACGGAAGAAGTCGACTTATCAGAAATAAACGAATCCGGTACCATAGAAGTACCATTACAATTACCAGAAGGAGTTTATGCTCCAGAGATGGAAATGGTGGAAGTAACTGTCGATGTTGAAACGTCGAGAGTATTTGAAAATATTCCGATAGAGGATGAAGGTCTCAGCAGTGGATTGGCTTTTAATTTCCTCGATCCTTCCTCAGGGGAATTAAATATAACTACATCTGGTGATGCGGCAATTATAAATGAGTTATCAATAGAGGATTTTCGGGCATTTATTGAATTGACAGATCTAAATCCAGGTGCACATCAATTGCCTATAACGATTGAGGCTCCTAATGATGGAATTAATGTCTCCACTGAAGTTGAAGAGGTAAGTGTAGAGATTAGTGGCCCTGAACAAGCTAATCAATCTGAACAACCTGAGCAAGACGAAGAACAAGCTCAAGATCAAGCTCAAGATCAAGACTAA
- the glmM gene encoding phosphoglucosamine mutase, which yields MGKFFGTDGVRGVANEGLTPELAFKLGRFGGYVLTKNSERPRILIGRDTRVSGHMLEGALLAGLLSIGAEVMRLGVISTPGVAYLTKATSAQAGVMISASHNPVEDNGIKFFGPDGFKLTDAQENEIESLMEGEDNLPRPTGADIGVVNDYFEGGQKYLSYLKDTIDNDFEGIHIAIDCAHGATSSLATHLFADLEADIYSIGSSPDGLNINDGYGSTHPEKLQEFVLEKNADIGLAFDGDGDRLIAVDEKGNLVDGDKIMYICAKYMHEIGMLRKDTVVSTVMSNLGFYKALENVGLNSNKTSVGDRYVMEEMRQNGYNLGGEQSGHIIFLDYITTGDGMLSAIQLVNVMRETGKPLSELADEMVVFPQVLKNVRVMDKNQALSSSVLLDEVDAVEKELGEDGRVLVRPSGTEPLVRVMVEAKTKEECEQYADRIVSVIEQHLGA from the coding sequence ATGGGTAAATTTTTTGGAACAGATGGCGTGAGAGGAGTAGCAAACGAAGGTCTCACACCTGAACTTGCATTCAAGCTTGGACGTTTTGGTGGATACGTACTTACCAAAAATAGTGAAAGACCCCGTATATTAATTGGACGAGACACACGTGTTTCTGGACATATGCTAGAAGGCGCTCTTTTAGCTGGTCTGTTATCCATTGGTGCGGAGGTAATGCGATTAGGAGTTATTTCTACTCCAGGTGTTGCGTATTTGACGAAGGCAACTAGTGCTCAAGCGGGTGTAATGATTTCTGCTTCTCATAATCCAGTAGAAGATAATGGGATTAAATTCTTTGGTCCAGATGGCTTTAAATTAACAGACGCACAAGAAAATGAAATTGAGTCGCTAATGGAAGGTGAGGACAATTTACCTCGACCTACAGGAGCAGATATCGGGGTTGTCAATGATTACTTTGAAGGTGGTCAGAAGTATTTATCTTATCTGAAAGATACGATTGATAATGACTTCGAGGGAATTCATATTGCGATTGATTGTGCTCATGGAGCAACGTCTAGTCTAGCAACGCATCTTTTTGCTGACCTAGAAGCAGATATTTACTCGATTGGTTCATCTCCAGATGGATTAAATATAAATGATGGTTATGGATCTACGCATCCAGAGAAACTACAAGAATTCGTTTTAGAAAAAAATGCAGATATTGGTCTTGCTTTTGATGGAGATGGAGATCGTCTTATCGCAGTTGATGAAAAGGGTAATTTAGTTGATGGCGATAAAATTATGTATATCTGTGCTAAGTATATGCATGAGATAGGGATGCTACGTAAGGATACAGTTGTATCTACAGTAATGAGTAACCTTGGTTTTTACAAAGCATTAGAAAATGTCGGTCTAAATAGTAATAAAACTTCTGTCGGTGACAGATACGTAATGGAAGAAATGCGCCAAAACGGATATAACTTGGGCGGTGAACAATCTGGTCATATAATTTTCCTAGACTATATTACTACTGGCGACGGTATGTTATCGGCCATTCAGCTTGTCAATGTGATGCGCGAAACAGGAAAGCCTTTATCCGAACTTGCTGACGAAATGGTTGTTTTCCCTCAAGTATTAAAGAATGTTCGTGTAATGGATAAAAATCAAGCCTTAAGTAGCTCGGTTTTATTAGATGAAGTAGACGCAGTAGAAAAAGAACTTGGTGAAGATGGTCGCGTGTTAGTAAGACCTTCTGGTACAGAACCATTAGTAAGAGTAATGGTTGAAGCCAAAACAAAAGAAGAATGTGAACAATATGCTGACCGTATTGTTTCGGTAATTGAACAGCACTTAGGAGCATAG
- a CDS encoding prolyl oligopeptidase family serine peptidase, whose amino-acid sequence MIEFPKPTVEQFFRTYTISHFNVSKDENKLVFGTNINGTMNLWAMDLKEGSKFPYQFAQKGESSNFTAFDPEGRFVLTDFDSDGDENYQIYALPYEGGIPKPLITGNPDDKYLFSHLSEDGKRIYYNTSVENPSFFNTRVKDLENDSDTLIYEGEKGLTNLVAVSENEEAFVYIRMFANTYNNVFVQIGEETVFLTPDPEKVHVSFDPVFTDDHTVYFLTDYDSNYQYVAKFDLKSKKFEKVLALEEESLSTLKYHKESNKLYIVSEKGVVDKLYHYGLDDRQLVEINTPFDIVEQLKVMKSGNVYVLGRTATLPLNIFVSSNGEEWEQFTTNRVLGMDEAELVDPEVITYSSFDGMEIEALFFKAKSENANGYTVFWPHGGPQASERKFFRAMFQSILYRGYNIFAPNFRGSTGYGSEFVKMVERDWGYGPRLDNVEGIKWLFDQGISDPDHLFLVGGSYGGYMALLLHGRHPEYFKAVIDIFGPSNLFSFVESVPEEWKPIMDRWVGDPERDKERFIRDSPDTYLDTMTKPMLVIQGAKDPRVVKAESDQIVEKLKAKGRDVEYYVLEDEGHGFSKKENEIKVYTWMLDFLDKHQG is encoded by the coding sequence ATGATTGAATTTCCAAAACCAACGGTAGAACAGTTTTTTCGCACATATACCATTAGCCATTTTAATGTAAGTAAAGACGAAAATAAGTTAGTCTTTGGAACAAACATAAACGGAACAATGAATTTATGGGCAATGGATTTAAAGGAAGGGAGTAAATTCCCTTATCAGTTCGCACAAAAAGGAGAGTCTTCTAATTTTACAGCTTTTGACCCAGAGGGCAGATTTGTCTTAACAGATTTTGATAGTGATGGTGATGAAAATTATCAAATTTATGCACTCCCCTATGAAGGTGGGATTCCAAAGCCATTGATTACAGGAAATCCGGACGATAAATATTTGTTTAGTCACCTAAGTGAAGATGGAAAACGCATTTATTATAATACCTCTGTGGAGAATCCGTCTTTTTTTAATACACGTGTGAAAGATTTAGAGAATGATTCAGATACATTGATTTATGAAGGCGAGAAAGGCTTAACTAATTTAGTTGCTGTTTCAGAGAATGAAGAGGCATTTGTCTATATTCGTATGTTTGCGAATACGTATAACAATGTGTTTGTTCAAATAGGAGAGGAAACGGTATTTTTAACTCCAGATCCAGAAAAAGTTCATGTTTCCTTCGATCCGGTATTTACTGATGATCATACGGTGTATTTTCTTACGGACTACGATAGTAATTATCAATATGTAGCTAAATTTGATTTGAAATCGAAGAAGTTTGAAAAAGTATTGGCGTTAGAAGAAGAATCCTTAAGTACATTGAAATACCATAAAGAATCCAATAAATTGTATATTGTTTCTGAAAAAGGTGTTGTAGATAAGTTATACCATTATGGCTTAGATGATAGGCAATTAGTTGAAATAAACACGCCTTTTGATATCGTGGAGCAATTGAAAGTAATGAAATCCGGTAATGTGTATGTCTTAGGGCGTACAGCAACACTGCCGTTGAATATCTTTGTCTCAAGTAATGGAGAAGAATGGGAGCAATTTACAACGAATCGAGTGCTTGGGATGGATGAAGCGGAATTAGTAGATCCTGAAGTAATTACTTATTCTTCATTTGATGGAATGGAAATAGAAGCATTATTTTTTAAAGCGAAATCAGAAAATGCTAATGGTTACACAGTATTTTGGCCACATGGTGGACCTCAAGCATCTGAACGTAAATTTTTCCGTGCGATGTTCCAAAGTATTCTCTACCGCGGATATAACATCTTCGCACCAAACTTCCGTGGAAGCACGGGATATGGTTCAGAGTTTGTAAAAATGGTAGAACGAGATTGGGGCTATGGACCACGATTAGACAATGTAGAAGGTATCAAATGGCTATTCGATCAAGGTATTAGTGATCCGGATCATCTATTCTTAGTAGGTGGAAGTTATGGTGGTTACATGGCTTTACTTTTACATGGTAGACATCCAGAATATTTTAAAGCAGTTATTGATATTTTTGGACCAAGTAACTTATTCTCATTTGTAGAATCTGTACCAGAGGAATGGAAACCGATTATGGACCGATGGGTAGGAGACCCTGAGCGTGATAAAGAACGATTTATTCGAGATTCTCCAGATACGTATTTAGATACAATGACGAAACCAATGTTAGTGATTCAAGGTGCGAAAGACCCGCGTGTGGTCAAAGCGGAATCTGATCAAATCGTAGAGAAGCTGAAAGCCAAAGGTAGAGATGTAGAATATTATGTATTAGAAGATGAAGGGCATGGATTTTCGAAAAAGGAAAATGAAATAAAAGTGTACACCTGGATGCTCGACTTTCTCGATAAGCATCAAGGATAA
- the glmS gene encoding glutamine--fructose-6-phosphate transaminase (isomerizing) yields the protein MCGIVGYIGQNDTKEILLTGLEKLEYRGYDSAGIATLNDNGVHVTKVKGRIATLREDVDATVDSTMGIGHTRWATHGVPSVMNAHPHQSASERFTIVHNGVIENYIDIKNEYLTDVSFVSETDTEVIVQLIEKLHEKHQDTKKAFSEAMSLLKGSYAIGLIDAEDNETLYVSKNKSPLLVGLGEGFNLVASDAMATLKETDQYLEIFDKEIVLVSRNYVEVQTLDGQVVERKPFTAEIDASDTEKGTYPHFMLKEIDEQPIVMRKIIQEYQDDNGQLKLDQDIRTAMKDADRIYIIAAGTSYHAGLVGKEFIEKLANIPVEVHVASEFSYNMPLLSEKPLFVFISQSGETADSRAVLVKIKELGHPALTLTNVPGSTLSREANYTMHLHAGPEIAVASTKAYTAQIAVLAILAVDTARVKGLELDFDPLQELAIVANAMEVLTDQKEELEQLARDYFGTTRNAFFIGRSTDYHVAQEAALKLKEISYIQAEGFAGGELKHGTIALIEEGTPVIALTTQENVNYSIRGNVQEVVARGANAMVVSMKGLEQDEDAFVIPHVHELLTPLASVIPMQLLAYYAALHRDCDVDKPRNLAKSVTVE from the coding sequence ATGTGCGGAATCGTCGGTTATATTGGACAAAATGATACAAAAGAAATTTTACTAACAGGATTAGAAAAGCTAGAATATCGCGGATATGACTCTGCAGGAATTGCAACGCTAAATGATAATGGCGTTCATGTAACAAAAGTAAAAGGTCGTATTGCCACATTGCGTGAGGATGTAGATGCGACAGTAGACTCTACAATGGGAATCGGGCATACACGTTGGGCAACACATGGTGTACCAAGCGTAATGAACGCTCATCCACATCAAAGTGCTTCTGAAAGATTTACTATTGTTCATAACGGTGTTATTGAAAATTATATCGATATTAAAAATGAGTACCTTACAGATGTATCTTTTGTAAGTGAAACAGATACAGAAGTAATCGTACAGCTAATCGAAAAACTTCATGAAAAACATCAAGATACAAAGAAAGCTTTTAGCGAAGCTATGAGCCTGCTTAAAGGTTCTTACGCAATTGGATTAATTGATGCGGAAGATAATGAGACGCTATACGTTTCTAAAAACAAAAGCCCATTATTGGTTGGTTTAGGAGAAGGGTTCAACCTTGTAGCAAGTGATGCAATGGCTACATTAAAAGAAACAGACCAATACTTGGAGATTTTTGATAAAGAAATCGTACTTGTAAGCCGCAACTATGTAGAAGTACAAACACTTGATGGCCAAGTGGTAGAGCGTAAGCCTTTTACTGCTGAAATAGATGCAAGTGATACAGAAAAAGGAACTTACCCCCACTTTATGCTGAAAGAAATCGATGAGCAACCAATTGTAATGCGTAAAATCATCCAAGAGTATCAAGATGACAACGGTCAGTTGAAACTTGATCAAGATATTCGTACAGCTATGAAAGATGCAGATCGAATTTATATCATTGCAGCAGGAACAAGTTACCATGCTGGATTAGTTGGTAAAGAATTTATTGAAAAACTAGCGAATATTCCTGTAGAAGTTCATGTAGCAAGTGAATTCTCATATAACATGCCGTTACTATCTGAAAAACCATTATTTGTATTTATTTCACAAAGTGGAGAAACAGCAGATAGTCGTGCCGTATTAGTAAAAATCAAGGAATTAGGACACCCAGCACTCACACTAACAAATGTGCCAGGTTCTACCCTTTCTCGTGAAGCAAATTATACTATGCATTTACATGCAGGACCTGAAATTGCTGTTGCTTCAACAAAAGCATATACAGCGCAAATCGCAGTACTCGCTATATTAGCAGTAGATACAGCAAGAGTGAAAGGTCTTGAATTAGATTTTGACCCACTTCAAGAGCTTGCAATCGTTGCAAATGCGATGGAAGTATTAACCGATCAAAAAGAAGAGTTAGAGCAACTAGCAAGAGATTATTTCGGAACAACACGAAATGCTTTCTTTATCGGACGTAGCACAGACTACCATGTGGCTCAAGAAGCGGCATTAAAGCTAAAAGAGATCTCTTATATCCAAGCAGAAGGTTTTGCTGGAGGGGAATTAAAACATGGTACGATTGCGCTAATTGAAGAAGGAACACCAGTTATTGCGTTAACGACACAAGAAAATGTAAATTATTCTATTCGCGGAAACGTGCAAGAAGTGGTTGCCCGTGGAGCAAACGCAATGGTCGTAAGCATGAAAGGCCTAGAGCAAGATGAGGATGCATTTGTAATCCCACACGTGCATGAGCTACTAACACCATTAGCAAGTGTTATCCCAATGCAATTACTTGCATACTACGCTGCACTTCACCGTGACTGTGACGTTGATAAGCCAAGAAACTTGGCGAAATCGGTGACAGTTGAGTAA